The following is a genomic window from Malus sylvestris chromosome 12, drMalSylv7.2, whole genome shotgun sequence.
tcaaataaattgaCATATAGTAATAAAAATGATACTTGTTACCATAACTATCGAATTATTCAACACAAATGAATAACTAAACGGTTTAcaaattgaatgaaattttCTAAAGGTATATTAAGATGgtgataaagaaaataaacaattttgATTGTACAGTAAAATAAGGGTACATCATCGTTAAACGATGAATGGTCTAAGCCAAGTATGGTCAATTTCATTATCCACGGGTGGTACACCACTATTATTATATGAATGGATGAGAATTTTATGTTTCAccttaattttttaacataagTATTTCATTACTTGTATACTAACACATGGTGTATTACCTTGTGTTCTGAACACAGTAAAAAATCTCTCAACACCACATGCGATAGCATAACAGAGTTTTGAATCTCTATCTAAAAGGGGGGGAAACCACATaaatcttttatatttttacCTAACCAGAAACGGCGGGAGATAGAGGAGAGTCATATATTCAGCCAAATACCTAACCCAATACGCTTCTTCTTTTCCAGGTCTTTGGAATAGCTCAGAAAGGTGTTGATTATGATGTATGTACAAGTTCTAGATTTGGATTTGAACTAAAcaaacatgattaagaatcttaaTTCACATCAACTGCTCCatctttcctaatcctaagATTCTTACTGTGTATGATGTTGACTTTTCGTGTCCATGAGAGGATCAACATTTTCTTCAACTTCTTGTCCCCAACAActctgttttctttcctttgtcagGGAATCATGAACAGAAAAAGATTGATGAAATCTATGTTGATTTTGTTGGCTACTACTATCCCTTGTTATAAAACTCGTTACGGAATTGGATGAAATAATGAAATAAATCTCAATTGTTTAAATGATCATTTTTTAAAGTGTTTGTTGATATTTGATCGATAATGTCGTTAATATTTGATTGATATGtcattatgatttttttttaatagttcaaCAATTAAATGCAAGCCGAACACGAATATTCTTTGGATTGGCAAGGGTTAGAACATAGAATTGAGTTTACAGCTCGCGCCATGGCCACTCAGACATGTTGAAGAAATCTTATTTGCAGCTTTCACGTTTATTTACACTGATGATCTCCATATTCTTCCTTCCAACAAAATCACAATGATGGAAACATCGTCATGGTACCGTCGGCGTTCCCCTTGTGGGATATCTAGCAGCTCATGGAATGCCATTCCTGCAAAACCCCAATATACACATTAAGTTCAAGGTTTCAATAAAAGAGTTGCagctttgaattgttgttcaTCGAGAGAAAAATGCTTTAATCACCAGCTTTCTTTGCTGCTCGAAACAACACTTCTTCGATGAGATGTTGCGCAGGATCTCCATCGGGAAATGAAGAGATGAACAATTCTACTTCAGAGACGGCTTCTTCATTAGTGAAGTACTGGTAGAGTCCATCAGAAGACAATATTAAGAGCCGGTCTCTCGGGCTGAGTTTGTGGTGGTAGAGGGATGGATTGCAGGTGAGGTAGGGGGCAGTCCCAACATATTTGAGTCTAAACCTCTCTAGCAGTGCATCATTCCACTTTGGCTGCAACAGAACAAATAATTAAGTTATGTGACAGGACGAATAATTGCATTTCTGTGACCACAAACAGTTCTCATACATGTGACATGTATGTCTAAATTACTTCTACTAAACCAAATGTAGTAACACTCTGACTTGCTAAGCAAGTAATGAACCAGTGTCATGTATTCTTGTTAAGCATAAAGTCAAAATGTACCTGTTTGAGAAAGCCAGCTCCAAACGCTCGAGTGACCTTCAAATAACCTTTCACTCTGTCATTTGTTATCGCAGAAGCATCGTCTGGATGTTCTTTCTTTATTCTTTGTACTTCCTGCAACTTAAAGGACTTTAATTAGTCTCAAAATTAACCATAAAAACAGATAATTAAGCACAAAATGCACTCCAATTAGGTAATGTATTTACCTCTTTCACATGTGTGCTGTGATCCATGGTGAGCTGAAGTGCAGTCAAATATTTTAAACTGTAACTTTCATAAGCATTTGATGAATCAAATGAAGGCTCGTCCTCACTAATCCGATCCAAGTTCCGCCGAACATTTTGTTCCAATTTCCGAGCTAAAACCGCCCTACTGTCCCCAACATTCAACAAGTAAACATCATCTCCCTTCATTAGCATTACCAAAACACAAGAACCCATCAAGGCCAACTCAGGATTCTCAGTCACCACCTTATCTGCAGTGTCCAAAAATGCATCCTCTGTCTTCCTCAATGCCTCCGAAAGCGCTTTAAGAACATCAGAAGGGTTAACACCGGCCACACCATTCGACACTGGACGCTTTAAATTCTGCTGTAACTTCCGATCAAGCTCTGGCCTTTCTCTGTCCCATTCACACGTCCACCTCCTCCGAGTCCCTTCCAACTTATTTTCCAACCCATTACTCTGTTTTCTTATTGAATTAGCCTTTCCTTCCATTTCTCCATTTTCTAATGCATATTTCTCCCCATCGACACCGTCAGGCATCCGATTCCCCATCTGGGTTCGATCAGTTTCCTTCAAAGAAACCGAACCCACATCCGTATTCAATGAATTTAACTCGGGTTCAATTTCAATTTCGAACTTGTCATTCCAAAGCAACCCTTTGAGTTCCTTGTGCACAGCAGAGTAAAGATTGGAAAGCAAGTAATCAGGAGCATCAGGGCCATTAAACCCATCATAAATCCCCACAAAAACCCAGCTATGTTCCTCCGAAACCACCACATGAACCCGATCCTCGCCGGCTTTCCCTTGAGCCCATTGAAGATTCTGGCTTCCCATCGAGTAATGTCCACTCCCACCATCCTCATTCTCATTACTCAAACTCACATGGCTGCTCAAATTAATACTACTGCTAGTCCCATTCTCCCCCACCTTCTCCGAATCCGAATCTTTCACTGAAATGTTGCCTTTTAATGGCGAAACGCTCGATCTCTGCCCCCGAAGCATGGCACCCAAAACCGCTCTTCTGAAAATCTTCATCAAGCTCCTTATTTTTGGTTTCGTTTCAATCCCAAAAGAAAGGCTTCTCGAGAATTTGTCGCACTCTTTCTCGATCGGACCCGAATACATCCCGTGATCAATCGGGCCCGACAAGTAGCCTCGCTCTATGGGACCTGACAAGAACCCTCTCTCGATCGGACTCGACCCGGAAACTCCCTGGTATGACTTCCGAGGAACCGGCTGCAGAGGAATGGAGGCGAACGAGTTCGAGCTCTCGAACTTCGCCGCCCGATCGCAGCCGGTGCTGTACGGGTAGAGCTCGCAGAGAGAAGTCGAGAGCGGCGTGAATGTGTTGGCGCTGACGGAGGCGCCGGAGATTGACCGGAATGTCGTCGTTGGCGGGTTCGGCTCTTCGGACGAGACTTTAGACGACGTCGTATCGGAGGAGTCGGGCCTGAAGTAGCAGAAGGAATGGCCTAGGCCCTCGTCGAGCGGGTCCGACGAAACGACGGAGTTGTCGTGTCGCTGGGAGATTTCTCCGGCGGTGCAGAAACAACGGCCGGCTTTTACGACTGCGTTACCCATTCGAGATGAAACAAAAAGCGGAAAGAACAGAAAGAAGAATGAATGAAATGAATTGGgttttttatgatttgattacttgcAGGGTTTAAATTCAACTGTTCATGGTTAGAACTCAATTAACAGCTCGAACAGAGGAGGGAAGAAGGGAAGTCACAAATAAATGTCTtctgtttagagagagagagagagagagagagagagagagagagggagagagggttgACCTTCTGAAGGTGGTGGGCTTTCAGTTTATTTGTTTactttttttcctcttctttctctgAAATGGTGTTTATATAGATAAAAATAggttttgttgttttaaatatttataGAGGGAGTTGACTGAGTTGGGGAGTTGTATCATTTGAGTTGAAGTGTAGGAtattgagttaaaaaaaaaagaaataaatttattgattttctaAAGTCAACAAGCCGATAGTCAGACATTCGTAATTCATGCAGGCGGTTGTTGAGTTTCTGTGTCGTTCTGCACAATCAAGTAAAGATGTATGACATGCACGAATGACTTTGTAATCTAAAACTTAAAACGAGGAAAACTTCAGAGATATCACGTGAATTGTTAAGCCGTTATGCAATTATTGTttgaacaaattttttttaaaaaactaatCAGTTGAAGTTCATGCCATTTAATACTTCAATACCTCTATTCACTGTTGTTCACGTTTTCGTCAAATAATAGTCATGTGACAAGCGTGAAAGCCATTTTTAAAAAGTATTCCCGTCAATTTACACTACTAAacccttttaaaattaattttcatcattttcttaAGGGCCCTAAATccctatttttttcttaacaactcttattgtaagtgagaagttttagGCTTGATTCTCGCagaagacgaatttgaaccccATTAATGCTAGCCCATTGTTAGGTGCAGCTAACccccctcttagtgtagataatatcatttatttaaaaaaaattatctttttattaaaaataaagtaaTTGCACAAAATGTGAAAATTTCAGGAATTATTTGTGCAATTTTTTCTTTAAGGTTTTTGTAATTCATCAATTGTTTAgtgtctttttaattttcagattGTTTAATTTATGGAAAACAattctaaaataataattttattcatTTGGTAAGATCCAAACTAGGAAATTCTGGTGTCCTCTTCCTAAGGTAACTCAAAAATGGAATAGCATCCTTTACTGTATTTCTTGTTTGATTTTTAAATTCATACGATGTCGTTATAGTGTTAACGATTAATAATAATTTCCTGACAATAGCATATCCGAATCCCtccaaatttatatttttcaatgaCAAAGTTCAAACTTTTCAGTAGAATTTTTATGTAGCAAGTAGAAACCCCATGCTTCCACTCATGCCATTTTTATATTACGTTATGTATATTTTCAGGTTCTTATACTTAAAATACGAAGTTGACTTTGTTGCAAGTGGAGTGGGAGTGTAACTTTAGGGTACTTTTTGTTTAAGGtgatattaattaattacttaattagCAATGTATCTTGCATCCAAAATATTGACAGCCAAACAAaaagaataaaggaaaactaatgaaaatgatttgaaaactttgagttttaacgataaggacaaaataaatagtaaagtgaatagtactattattgactttttagtgtaaaaatgtgatttttcgttaaagtaaacagtaccgaaagtttttcgttaaagtttccaaaGAATAAAGCAAAGCAAGTAACAAGATTTTCCACAAGCTATTTGGTGTTAACACACACGCAAACACTTCATTCCATGGCCATATAATCATCATCATACATCATATGTagtgtgtgcatatatataggGTCGGATAAGTGACACTATTTTTTGTATACAATTTTTTACGCATGTTTTTGTGGAGTCTActtcgta
Proteins encoded in this region:
- the LOC126592646 gene encoding probable protein phosphatase 2C 4, producing the protein MGNAVVKAGRCFCTAGEISQRHDNSVVSSDPLDEGLGHSFCYFRPDSSDTTSSKVSSEEPNPPTTTFRSISGASVSANTFTPLSTSLCELYPYSTGCDRAAKFESSNSFASIPLQPVPRKSYQGVSGSSPIERGFLSGPIERGYLSGPIDHGMYSGPIEKECDKFSRSLSFGIETKPKIRSLMKIFRRAVLGAMLRGQRSSVSPLKGNISVKDSDSEKVGENGTSSSINLSSHVSLSNENEDGGSGHYSMGSQNLQWAQGKAGEDRVHVVVSEEHSWVFVGIYDGFNGPDAPDYLLSNLYSAVHKELKGLLWNDKFEIEIEPELNSLNTDVGSVSLKETDRTQMGNRMPDGVDGEKYALENGEMEGKANSIRKQSNGLENKLEGTRRRWTCEWDRERPELDRKLQQNLKRPVSNGVAGVNPSDVLKALSEALRKTEDAFLDTADKVVTENPELALMGSCVLVMLMKGDDVYLLNVGDSRAVLARKLEQNVRRNLDRISEDEPSFDSSNAYESYSLKYLTALQLTMDHSTHVKEEVQRIKKEHPDDASAITNDRVKGYLKVTRAFGAGFLKQPKWNDALLERFRLKYVGTAPYLTCNPSLYHHKLSPRDRLLILSSDGLYQYFTNEEAVSEVELFISSFPDGDPAQHLIEEVLFRAAKKAGMAFHELLDIPQGERRRYHDDVSIIVILLEGRIWRSSV